A stretch of Prunus dulcis chromosome 6, ALMONDv2, whole genome shotgun sequence DNA encodes these proteins:
- the LOC117632218 gene encoding beta-glucosidase BoGH3B-like isoform X1 has product MDKVKDFNCIYRNPNEPVEARVKDLLSRMTLKEKVGQMTQIERRVSTPDAIRDFSIGSVLSAGGSVPFEKALSSDWADMVDGFQRSALESRLGIPLIYGIDAVHGNNSVYGATIFPHNVGLGATRDADLVKRIGAATALEVRASGIHYTFAPCVAVCRDPRWGRCYESYSEDTEIVRKMTSIVTGLQGQPPQGYPKGYPFVLGRNNTIACAKHFVGDGGTHKGLNEGNTISSYDDLERIHMAPYLNCISDGVSTVMASYSSWNGSKLHADRFLLTEILKDKLGFKGFVISDWEALDQLCEPRGADYRFCISSAVNAGIDMVMVPFRYEQFVKDLVYLVEHGNISMSRIDDAVERILRVKFVSGLFEHPFSDRSLLDMVGCKLHRDLAREAVRKSLVLLKNGKDSRKPFLPLDRKAKRILVAGTHADDLGYQCGGWTATWDGRSGRITTGTTVLEAIKKAVGDDTEIIYEQYPSADTLALEDISFAIVAVGEGPYAEFRGDNLELAIPFNGTDVISSVADRLPTLVILISGRPLTLEPWLLEKMDALVAAWLPGSEGEGIADVIFGDYDFEGLLPVSWFKRVEQLPMNALDNSYDPLYPLGYGLTYNKGKSLQ; this is encoded by the exons ATGGACAAAGTAAAGGACTTTAATTGCATATACAGAAACCCCAATGAACCCGTTGAAGCTCGAGTCAAAGACCTTCTTTCTCGCATGACTTTGAAAGAGAAGGTGGGCCAGATGACACAAATCGAGCGCCGGGTCTCCACCCCAGATGCCATTAGAGACTTCTCCATCG GGAGTGTACTCAGTGCTGGAGGCAGTGTGCCCTTTGAGAAGGCCTTGTCGTCGGACTGGGCCGATATGGTCGATGGGTTTCAGAGGTCAGCTCTTGAGTCACGGCTCGGAATACCACTGATATATGGGATTGATGCGGTTCATGGGAACAACAGTGTGTATGGCGCCACTATATTTCCTCACAATGTTGGTCTTGGGGCCACCAG AGATGCGGATTTGGTTAAAAGGATTGGTGCTGCAACTGCTCTTGAAGTCAGGGCTAGTGGCATTCACTATACTTTTGCTCCCTGTGTGGCT GTGTGCAGAGATCCCAGATGGGGAAGATGCTATGAAAGTTACAGTGAAGACACTGAAATTGTTAGAAAGATGACGTCTATTGTTACAGGCTTGCAGGGGCAGCCACCCCAAGGGTATCCAAAGGGCTACCCTTTCGTACTGGGAAG AAACAACACTATAGCATGTGCCAAGCATTTTGTTGGAGATGGGGGTACACATAAAGGTCTTAATGAGGGGAATACGATATCATCTTATGATGACTTAGAGAGGATTCATATGGCACCATATCTGAACTGTATTTCTGATGGAGTTTCCACTGTTATGGCATCCTATTCCAGCTGGAATGGAAGTAAACTACATGCTGACCGTTTTCTCCTGACAGAAATCTTGAAAGATAAGCTAGGTTTTAAG GGTTTTGTGATTTCTGACTGGGAAGCACTTGACCAACTTTGCGAACCTCGAGGTGCAGATTATCGTTTCTGCATTTCATCTGCTGTTAATGCAGGAATTGACATG GTGATGGTGCCTTTCAGATATGAACAATTTGTGAAGGATTTGGTATATCTGGTCGAACATGGGAACATATCAATGTCCAGGATAGATGATGCTGTTGAAAGAATTCTAAGAGTGAAGTTTGTTTCCGGTCTTTTTGAGCATCCCTTCTCTGATAGATCTTTGCTGGACATGGTTGGTTGCAAG CTGCATAGAGATCTAGCACGCGAAGCAGTTCGCAAGTCCTTGGTTCTTTTGAAGAATGGAAAGGATTCAAGGAAACCTTTTCTTCCATTAGACAGAAAAGCTAAAAGAATACTTGTCGCTGGAACGCATGCTGATGATCTCGGATATCAGTGTGGAGGGTGGACAGCTACTTGGGATGGTCGCAGTGGCAGGATCACGACTG GCACAACCGTCTTGGAAGCTATCAAGAAGGCAGTTGGAGATGATACAGAAATAATTTACGAGCAATATCCATCAGCAGACACCTTAGCACTAGAAGATATATCTTTTGCAATTGTAGCTGTTGGTGAAGGACCATATGCAGAATTCAGAGGTGACAATTTGGAGCTTGCCATCCCCTTCAATGGAACTGATGTGATAAGCTCAGTTGCTGATAGACTCCCCACATTGGTGATTCTGATATCTGGAAGACCCTTAACTTTAGAGCCTTGGCTCTTGGAAAAGATGGATGCTCTTGTTGCTGCTTGGTTGCCTGGTAGTGAAGGAGAGGGAATAGCGGATGTGATCTTTGGAGATTATGACTTCGAGGGCCTATTACCAGTGTCATGGTTTAAAAGGGTTGAACAGCTGCCGATGAATGCCCTAGACAACTCGTATGACCCTTTATATCCTCTTGGCTATGGGTTGACTTACAACAAGGGAAAATCCTTACAGTAA
- the LOC117632218 gene encoding beta-glucosidase BoGH3B-like isoform X2 gives MTSIVTGLQGQPPQGYPKGYPFVLGRNNTIACAKHFVGDGGTHKGLNEGNTISSYDDLERIHMAPYLNCISDGVSTVMASYSSWNGSKLHADRFLLTEILKDKLGFKGFVISDWEALDQLCEPRGADYRFCISSAVNAGIDMVMVPFRYEQFVKDLVYLVEHGNISMSRIDDAVERILRVKFVSGLFEHPFSDRSLLDMVGCKLHRDLAREAVRKSLVLLKNGKDSRKPFLPLDRKAKRILVAGTHADDLGYQCGGWTATWDGRSGRITTGTTVLEAIKKAVGDDTEIIYEQYPSADTLALEDISFAIVAVGEGPYAEFRGDNLELAIPFNGTDVISSVADRLPTLVILISGRPLTLEPWLLEKMDALVAAWLPGSEGEGIADVIFGDYDFEGLLPVSWFKRVEQLPMNALDNSYDPLYPLGYGLTYNKGKSLQ, from the exons ATGACGTCTATTGTTACAGGCTTGCAGGGGCAGCCACCCCAAGGGTATCCAAAGGGCTACCCTTTCGTACTGGGAAG AAACAACACTATAGCATGTGCCAAGCATTTTGTTGGAGATGGGGGTACACATAAAGGTCTTAATGAGGGGAATACGATATCATCTTATGATGACTTAGAGAGGATTCATATGGCACCATATCTGAACTGTATTTCTGATGGAGTTTCCACTGTTATGGCATCCTATTCCAGCTGGAATGGAAGTAAACTACATGCTGACCGTTTTCTCCTGACAGAAATCTTGAAAGATAAGCTAGGTTTTAAG GGTTTTGTGATTTCTGACTGGGAAGCACTTGACCAACTTTGCGAACCTCGAGGTGCAGATTATCGTTTCTGCATTTCATCTGCTGTTAATGCAGGAATTGACATG GTGATGGTGCCTTTCAGATATGAACAATTTGTGAAGGATTTGGTATATCTGGTCGAACATGGGAACATATCAATGTCCAGGATAGATGATGCTGTTGAAAGAATTCTAAGAGTGAAGTTTGTTTCCGGTCTTTTTGAGCATCCCTTCTCTGATAGATCTTTGCTGGACATGGTTGGTTGCAAG CTGCATAGAGATCTAGCACGCGAAGCAGTTCGCAAGTCCTTGGTTCTTTTGAAGAATGGAAAGGATTCAAGGAAACCTTTTCTTCCATTAGACAGAAAAGCTAAAAGAATACTTGTCGCTGGAACGCATGCTGATGATCTCGGATATCAGTGTGGAGGGTGGACAGCTACTTGGGATGGTCGCAGTGGCAGGATCACGACTG GCACAACCGTCTTGGAAGCTATCAAGAAGGCAGTTGGAGATGATACAGAAATAATTTACGAGCAATATCCATCAGCAGACACCTTAGCACTAGAAGATATATCTTTTGCAATTGTAGCTGTTGGTGAAGGACCATATGCAGAATTCAGAGGTGACAATTTGGAGCTTGCCATCCCCTTCAATGGAACTGATGTGATAAGCTCAGTTGCTGATAGACTCCCCACATTGGTGATTCTGATATCTGGAAGACCCTTAACTTTAGAGCCTTGGCTCTTGGAAAAGATGGATGCTCTTGTTGCTGCTTGGTTGCCTGGTAGTGAAGGAGAGGGAATAGCGGATGTGATCTTTGGAGATTATGACTTCGAGGGCCTATTACCAGTGTCATGGTTTAAAAGGGTTGAACAGCTGCCGATGAATGCCCTAGACAACTCGTATGACCCTTTATATCCTCTTGGCTATGGGTTGACTTACAACAAGGGAAAATCCTTACAGTAA